A single region of the Vagococcus teuberi genome encodes:
- the tkt gene encoding transketolase, with translation MLFDQTDQLGVNTIRTLSLDMIQQANSGHPGLPMGAAPMAYTLWTKFLKVNPKTSRQWADRDRFVLSAGHGSAMLYSLLHLSGYKLPMEELKKFRQWDSLTPGHPEVHHTDGVEATTGPLGQGIAMSVGFAMAEAHLAATYNKDKFNIVDHYTYALCGDGDLMEGISQEAISLAGHLKLGKLIVLYDSNDISLDGPLDKSFTEDVRGRVESSGWQHILVKDGNDLEEIANAIEAAQKETTKPTMIEVKTVIGFGAENEGTNKVHGAPLGAEGVAFAKKSYGWDYPAFTVPEEVATRFHADMVEKGGKAEAEWQKLFADYKAAYPELAKQFEEAFKGDVTVDLESVLPTYELGESAASRVTSKEAIQVLSKEIPSFWGGSADLSSSNNTMVAAEKDFEPGQYEGRNIWFGVREFGMAAAMNGIALHGGTRVYGGTFFVFVDYLRPALRLSSIQKAPVTFVLTHDSIAVGEDGPTHEPIEQLSSLRGMPNVNLIRPADGNEVSAAWKLAATSTETPTVLALSRQNLPVLEGTKEKAYEGVARGAYVLSPSRRDTPDGILIATGSEVKLAMDAQAELYEKEGVDVSVVSMPSTTLFDAQDVAYKESVLPSSVSKRVSIEMGTTFGWGRYVGLSGKSIGIDKFGASAPGNRVIEEYGFTVENVVKTFNSL, from the coding sequence ATGTTATTTGATCAAACTGATCAACTAGGTGTTAACACAATTCGTACACTTAGTCTAGACATGATTCAACAAGCAAATTCAGGACATCCAGGATTACCAATGGGAGCTGCACCAATGGCTTACACTCTTTGGACAAAATTCTTAAAGGTAAATCCTAAGACATCAAGACAATGGGCAGACCGTGACCGTTTTGTTTTATCTGCAGGACATGGTTCAGCAATGCTTTATAGTTTACTTCATTTGTCAGGGTATAAATTACCAATGGAGGAATTAAAAAAATTCCGTCAATGGGATAGTTTAACACCAGGACATCCAGAGGTACATCATACTGATGGTGTTGAAGCAACAACTGGTCCATTAGGTCAAGGGATTGCAATGAGTGTTGGGTTTGCGATGGCAGAAGCGCACCTCGCTGCAACATATAACAAAGATAAATTTAATATTGTTGACCATTACACGTATGCTTTATGTGGTGATGGCGATTTAATGGAAGGTATTTCTCAAGAAGCAATCAGTTTAGCTGGTCATTTGAAACTTGGTAAATTAATCGTCTTATATGATTCAAATGATATTTCTTTAGATGGACCTTTAGATAAATCATTTACTGAAGATGTAAGGGGTCGTGTTGAGTCATCAGGATGGCAACATATTTTAGTAAAAGATGGCAATGATTTAGAAGAAATCGCAAATGCTATTGAAGCAGCGCAAAAAGAGACAACGAAACCAACCATGATTGAAGTCAAAACTGTGATTGGTTTTGGTGCTGAAAATGAAGGAACAAACAAAGTGCATGGTGCGCCACTTGGAGCTGAAGGTGTGGCGTTTGCTAAAAAATCTTACGGTTGGGATTACCCAGCATTTACTGTACCAGAAGAAGTGGCAACACGTTTCCACGCTGATATGGTAGAAAAAGGTGGAAAAGCAGAAGCAGAGTGGCAAAAACTATTTGCTGATTACAAAGCTGCTTATCCAGAACTAGCGAAACAATTTGAAGAAGCATTCAAAGGTGACGTGACAGTTGATTTGGAATCTGTTTTACCTACATACGAACTTGGTGAAAGTGCAGCAAGTCGTGTGACAAGTAAAGAAGCCATTCAAGTATTATCTAAAGAAATCCCATCATTCTGGGGAGGATCTGCAGATTTATCATCATCGAATAATACCATGGTAGCAGCTGAGAAAGATTTTGAACCTGGACAATACGAAGGCCGTAATATTTGGTTTGGTGTTCGTGAATTTGGAATGGCGGCAGCGATGAATGGTATTGCATTGCATGGTGGAACACGCGTGTATGGTGGAACATTCTTTGTATTCGTTGATTACTTACGTCCAGCATTACGTTTATCATCGATTCAAAAAGCACCAGTAACATTTGTGTTAACACATGATTCAATTGCAGTTGGTGAAGATGGACCAACGCATGAGCCAATCGAACAATTATCAAGTTTACGTGGTATGCCAAATGTGAATTTAATTCGTCCGGCTGATGGGAATGAAGTATCAGCAGCATGGAAATTGGCTGCAACATCAACAGAAACACCAACTGTTTTAGCTTTATCAAGACAAAACTTACCAGTTCTTGAAGGCACAAAAGAAAAAGCATATGAAGGCGTGGCACGTGGTGCATACGTATTGTCACCATCAAGACGTGACACACCAGATGGTATTTTAATCGCGACTGGATCAGAAGTGAAATTAGCGATGGATGCACAAGCAGAACTATATGAAAAAGAAGGCGTGGATGTGTCAGTCGTTTCAATGCCATCAACTACTTTATTTGACGCACAAGATGTAGCTTATAAAGAAAGTGTGTTACCATCATCTGTAAGTAAACGCGTGTCAATCGAGATGGGAACAACATTTGGATGGGGCCGTTATGTTGGCTTATCAGGTAAATCAATTGGTATCGATAAATTTGGAGCAAGTGCACCAGGTAATAGAGTGATTGAAGAATATGGTTTTACAGTAGAAAATGTAGTGAAGACATTTAACTCATTATAA
- the cas9 gene encoding type II CRISPR RNA-guided endonuclease Cas9 (Cas9, originally named Csn1, is the large, multifunctional signature protein of type II CRISPR/Cas systems. It is well known even to general audiences because its RNA-guided endonuclease activity has made it a popular tool for custom editing of eukaryotic genomes.), whose protein sequence is MVKEYSIGLDIGTSSVGWSVIGSNNDLIKKKMLIKGNTTKKYIKKNFWGVRLFEEGHTAEDTRIKRVTRRRYIRRRNRINYLQEIFSVPMSEIDKHFFDRLGETFLRLEDKKYQHYPIFGTEKLDKEYHEIYPTIYHLRKKLADSSEKADLRLVYLACSHIIKYRGHFLIEGNFSTNNVSINDSFEKFINVYNQSDFIDEENYQTLNSEIRINQIINEQGSRSKKSESILNNFPKEKSNSLFGQLVKMIVGNQGNFTKIFNLEEEIKLQYSSEEYEQDIEILLGLIGDDYADLFESAKAVYDAIELSNILSNTDESSHAKLSSSMISRYKKHHKELAELKNYIKSYLPDRYYEVFKDSSKHGYAGYIDGGVGEEDFYKYMKKLLSKTSDAESFLNSIENEDFLRKQRTYDNGVIPYQIHLEELSAILNNQSEHYPFLKENIEKIEQILTFRIPYYVGPLAYGNSRFSWVVRKEKGSITPWNLEKKVDLSQSATKFIEKMTNYDLYLPNEKVLPKNSLIYQKYIIFNELTKVKYKDDRGKILNSSSDEKISIFEELFKSKRKVTKKDLINYLENQYLITVTTVEGIEESFNAVYSTYHDLIKQGVPKEFLDESSNEEIIEDIIKILTLFEDRKMIREQLTQYKGILSDKTLKKLEKRHYTGWGRLSKKLLVGIKDKESQKTILDFLINDDGFPTNNNRNFMQLINDPLLSFNDIIAEEQREKEFKSQEDLVNSLPGSPALKKGILQSLKIVDEIVDIMGAHPSNIVVEMARENQRTNRSNTRQSQIEKSLKELESDLLKNKLPSNEELKSNRLLLYYLQNGIDLYTGQTLDITKLSSYDLDHIIPQSFITDNSLDNLVLVSSKENRGKKDKVPSKEVVKRNKPYWEKLLKSGAMSKRKFDNLTKVERGGLTEADKAGFIHRQLVETRQITKHVARLLDEKFNVEKDEKGNIKRTVNVLTLKSSLTSQFRSKFRLYKLRDLNDYHHAHDAYLNAVVGTTLLKKYPNLRGEFVYGEFSKQGLKKRLSATDKLNMYTNIMNFFDAETPSVDENGEIIWSHKDISMVKKVLEYRQMNIVKKVEQQKGRFYKETIHPHSNSNKLIPIKNNLDTKKYGGYKEPMIALSLFIRYKKGKKQILTNEVVGIPLIKIIEYQKDKESYLEKTGYTNPRILLELSKYSLFETKTGKRRMLASATELQKGNQFVLPSFLVELLYHSQKAIDGNKESLTYINEHRQNYDKLMDEVNTYSKELIGADNNLNKINKQYSENKEVNILDVAKSSLNLMKFTSFGVAMDFDYFGVKINRYRYTRVSDIKELFESVLIYQSITGLYETRIDLEKL, encoded by the coding sequence ATGGTGAAGGAGTATTCTATTGGATTAGATATAGGAACAAGTAGTGTGGGGTGGAGTGTGATTGGTAGTAATAATGACTTAATAAAAAAGAAAATGTTAATAAAAGGCAATACTACTAAGAAATATATTAAGAAGAATTTCTGGGGAGTTCGTTTATTTGAAGAAGGACATACAGCAGAGGATACACGTATAAAAAGAGTAACTCGCCGAAGATACATTCGAAGAAGAAATAGAATAAACTACTTGCAAGAAATCTTTTCTGTCCCTATGTCTGAAATTGATAAACACTTTTTTGATAGGTTAGGAGAAACATTTTTAAGATTAGAAGATAAAAAATACCAACATTATCCAATTTTTGGTACGGAAAAGTTAGATAAGGAGTACCATGAAATCTATCCTACTATTTACCATTTACGTAAAAAATTAGCAGATTCATCTGAAAAAGCAGATTTACGATTAGTTTATTTAGCTTGTTCTCATATTATAAAATATAGAGGACACTTTTTGATAGAAGGAAACTTTTCGACAAATAATGTTTCTATTAATGATAGTTTTGAAAAATTTATTAATGTATATAATCAAAGTGACTTTATTGACGAAGAAAACTATCAAACTTTAAATAGTGAAATTAGAATAAATCAAATTATCAATGAACAAGGGTCAAGAAGTAAGAAATCTGAGAGTATATTAAATAACTTTCCCAAAGAAAAATCTAATTCATTATTTGGACAATTAGTAAAAATGATTGTTGGAAACCAAGGAAACTTTACTAAAATATTCAATTTAGAGGAAGAAATAAAACTACAGTATTCATCTGAAGAATATGAGCAAGATATTGAAATACTCTTGGGGTTGATTGGTGATGATTATGCAGATTTGTTTGAATCTGCAAAGGCAGTTTATGACGCGATAGAATTGTCTAATATTTTATCTAATACTGACGAATCAAGTCATGCAAAATTATCATCTAGCATGATTAGTAGATATAAGAAACATCATAAGGAATTAGCAGAATTAAAAAACTATATTAAATCTTATTTACCTGATAGGTATTATGAGGTATTTAAAGATTCTAGTAAACATGGATATGCTGGTTATATTGATGGTGGAGTAGGAGAAGAAGATTTTTATAAATATATGAAAAAGTTACTTTCTAAAACATCTGATGCTGAATCTTTTTTAAATAGCATAGAAAATGAGGACTTTTTAAGGAAACAAAGGACATATGATAATGGAGTTATTCCATATCAAATTCATTTAGAAGAATTAAGTGCAATTTTAAATAATCAAAGTGAACATTACCCATTTTTAAAAGAAAATATAGAAAAGATTGAACAGATTTTAACGTTTAGAATACCTTACTATGTTGGCCCATTAGCTTATGGAAACAGTAGATTTTCATGGGTTGTTCGAAAAGAAAAAGGGAGTATTACTCCTTGGAACTTGGAAAAAAAGGTAGATTTATCTCAATCAGCCACAAAGTTTATTGAGAAAATGACTAATTACGATTTGTATTTACCAAATGAAAAAGTGCTACCAAAGAATAGTCTAATTTATCAAAAATATATTATTTTTAACGAATTGACAAAAGTTAAGTATAAAGATGATAGAGGCAAAATTTTAAATTCTTCAAGTGATGAAAAAATATCTATATTTGAAGAGTTATTTAAATCAAAGAGAAAAGTAACTAAGAAAGATTTAATTAATTACTTAGAAAATCAGTACTTAATTACTGTTACAACAGTTGAAGGGATAGAAGAATCTTTTAATGCTGTTTATAGCACATACCATGATTTGATTAAGCAAGGTGTACCAAAGGAATTTTTAGATGAATCATCTAATGAAGAGATAATTGAAGATATCATTAAAATATTAACCCTCTTTGAAGATAGAAAAATGATACGGGAACAATTAACACAGTACAAAGGAATATTATCTGATAAAACGTTAAAAAAATTAGAGAAACGTCATTATACAGGTTGGGGAAGGTTATCAAAAAAATTATTAGTAGGTATAAAAGACAAAGAAAGTCAAAAGACAATTCTTGATTTTTTAATAAATGATGATGGTTTTCCAACCAATAATAATAGGAACTTTATGCAATTAATTAATGACCCATTATTGTCATTTAACGATATTATTGCAGAAGAACAACGTGAGAAAGAGTTTAAATCACAAGAAGATTTAGTTAATAGTTTACCAGGGAGTCCAGCGTTAAAAAAAGGGATATTACAGAGTTTAAAAATAGTCGATGAAATTGTTGATATTATGGGTGCACACCCAAGTAACATTGTGGTTGAGATGGCACGAGAAAATCAACGAACTAACAGAAGTAATACACGACAATCTCAGATAGAAAAAAGTTTAAAGGAACTTGAAAGTGATTTATTGAAAAATAAACTACCGTCAAATGAAGAACTAAAAAGTAATCGATTATTATTGTACTACTTACAAAATGGAATTGATTTATATACGGGACAAACTTTGGATATTACTAAATTATCTTCTTATGATCTTGATCATATTATTCCACAAAGTTTTATTACCGATAATTCATTGGATAACTTAGTGTTGGTATCGTCAAAAGAAAATCGTGGAAAAAAAGATAAAGTTCCTAGTAAAGAGGTTGTTAAGAGAAATAAGCCTTATTGGGAAAAATTATTAAAAAGTGGAGCTATGTCGAAAAGAAAATTTGATAATCTAACAAAAGTTGAAAGAGGTGGGTTAACAGAAGCAGACAAAGCCGGATTTATTCATCGGCAATTAGTTGAAACAAGACAGATTACAAAGCACGTTGCACGTTTATTAGATGAAAAGTTTAATGTTGAAAAAGATGAAAAAGGAAATATAAAACGAACAGTGAATGTATTGACATTAAAATCGTCACTAACTAGTCAATTTCGAAGTAAGTTCAGGTTATATAAATTACGAGATTTAAATGATTATCATCATGCTCATGATGCCTATCTAAATGCTGTAGTTGGGACAACACTACTGAAAAAGTATCCAAATTTAAGGGGGGAATTTGTCTACGGTGAATTTTCTAAGCAAGGATTAAAAAAACGATTATCAGCAACTGATAAATTAAATATGTATACAAATATTATGAATTTTTTTGATGCTGAAACCCCATCAGTAGATGAGAACGGCGAAATAATATGGTCACATAAAGATATTTCGATGGTTAAAAAAGTATTAGAATATAGACAAATGAACATAGTAAAAAAAGTGGAACAACAAAAAGGGCGTTTTTATAAAGAAACGATTCATCCGCACAGTAATTCTAATAAACTGATACCGATTAAAAATAATCTAGATACAAAAAAATATGGTGGCTATAAAGAACCCATGATTGCACTTAGTTTATTTATTCGATATAAAAAAGGTAAAAAACAAATTTTAACAAATGAAGTAGTAGGTATTCCGTTGATTAAAATAATAGAGTATCAAAAAGATAAAGAAAGCTATTTAGAAAAAACAGGGTATACGAATCCGAGGATTTTACTAGAATTATCCAAATACAGTTTATTTGAAACAAAGACTGGTAAGAGACGGATGTTAGCTAGTGCAACTGAGTTACAAAAAGGAAATCAATTTGTTTTACCTAGCTTTTTAGTAGAACTATTGTATCATTCTCAAAAAGCAATCGATGGCAATAAAGAAAGCCTAACATATATCAATGAGCATAGACAAAACTATGATAAATTGATGGACGAAGTAAATACTTACTCCAAAGAATTAATAGGAGCAGATAATAACCTAAATAAAATTAACAAACAGTATAGTGAAAATAAGGAAGTAAATATATTAGACGTAGCGAAATCCAGTCTGAATTTAATGAAATTTACTAGTTTTGGGGTAGCAATGGATTTTGATTATTTTGGAGTGAAAATTAATAGATACCGATATACTAGAGTTTCAGATATCAAAGAGCTTTTTGAAAGTGTACTGATTTACCAATCAATTACCGGATTATATGAAACTCGCATAGATTTGGAGAAATTATAA
- the cas1 gene encoding type II CRISPR-associated endonuclease Cas1 — protein MMGWRVIVINTHSKISYKNNHLIYRSPEQSEMIHLSEIDILLLETTDITLTTMLVKRLVDENILILFCDDHRLPIGKLLPFYGRHDSSLQVSKQVNWGEEIKIEVWTDIISQKILNQSTFLKYQSYHEKSDSLLYLHDELQPLDPSNREGHAARVYFNTLFGSDFSRSDDSDINSALNYGYTLIMSLFAREIVKNGCITQLGLKHSNQFNSYNLASDVMEPFRCLVDELVYEHQGKDFIQIKRHLFELFSNTYKYDNKNMYLTNIVSDYTKKVVKKLNGEMEGIPSFRI, from the coding sequence ATAATGGGTTGGCGGGTTATAGTAATAAACACGCATTCAAAAATAAGTTATAAAAACAATCATTTAATATATCGCTCACCCGAACAAAGTGAAATGATACATCTATCTGAAATAGATATACTATTACTTGAAACAACAGATATTACATTGACTACTATGTTGGTTAAGCGTTTAGTTGATGAAAATATTCTGATACTATTTTGTGACGACCATCGTTTGCCAATTGGTAAGTTACTTCCTTTCTATGGAAGACATGATAGTAGTTTACAAGTATCTAAGCAAGTTAATTGGGGAGAAGAAATTAAGATTGAAGTATGGACAGATATTATTTCGCAGAAAATTTTGAACCAAAGTACTTTTTTAAAGTATCAGAGTTATCATGAAAAATCAGATTCCCTTTTATATTTACATGATGAGTTGCAACCACTTGATCCATCTAACCGTGAAGGTCATGCTGCAAGAGTTTATTTCAATACATTGTTTGGTTCCGATTTTTCTAGGAGTGATGATTCTGATATTAACAGTGCTCTGAATTATGGATATACTTTAATTATGAGCTTATTTGCTAGAGAGATTGTGAAAAATGGTTGTATTACGCAATTGGGATTAAAGCATAGTAATCAGTTTAATAGCTATAATTTAGCAAGTGATGTGATGGAACCTTTTCGTTGTCTTGTTGATGAACTAGTCTATGAGCATCAAGGCAAAGATTTCATTCAAATAAAACGACATTTATTTGAATTATTTAGTAATACATATAAATATGATAATAAAAATATGTATTTAACTAATATTGTAAGTGACTATACCAAAAAAGTGGTAAAAAAATTAAACGGAGAGATGGAAGGTATTCCTAGTTTCAGGATATGA
- the cas2 gene encoding CRISPR-associated endonuclease Cas2 codes for MSYRYMRMLVMFDLPTETAENRKAYRKFRKFLINEGFLMHQFSVYSKLLLNDTSSKAMLARLQKNNPEDGLITVLNITEKQFARMVYLSGEKDMSIGNSDSRVVFLGDDYD; via the coding sequence ATGAGTTATAGATATATGAGAATGTTAGTAATGTTTGATTTGCCAACAGAAACAGCAGAAAACAGAAAAGCTTATCGTAAATTCAGAAAGTTCTTGATTAATGAGGGATTCTTAATGCATCAATTTTCTGTTTATAGCAAGCTATTACTTAATGATACATCTTCAAAAGCGATGCTAGCCAGACTACAAAAGAATAATCCTGAAGATGGTCTTATAACTGTATTGAATATTACAGAGAAACAGTTTGCACGTATGGTTTATTTATCAGGAGAAAAAGATATGAGTATCGGTAATTCTGATAGTAGAGTTGTTTTTTTAGGTGATGATTATGATTAA
- the csn2 gene encoding type II-A CRISPR-associated protein Csn2, translated as MYTDLENQLNIDIETKTKIEFLTNQITTIISDELVDHNLDLIMDEITILELFKSLGIKIDVEQGSIFQKILTIIEVYKYLNKKKCLVFINVSVYLSINEMKSLLEFISLNQVDVLFIERYEMKGFSNYILDEDFYFYKN; from the coding sequence ATATATACTGATTTAGAAAATCAATTAAATATCGATATTGAAACGAAAACAAAGATAGAGTTTTTAACAAATCAGATAACAACAATAATTTCAGATGAGTTGGTAGACCACAATCTAGATTTAATTATGGATGAGATAACTATACTAGAGCTATTTAAATCATTAGGCATAAAAATAGATGTGGAGCAAGGATCTATTTTTCAAAAAATATTGACGATTATTGAGGTTTATAAATATTTAAATAAGAAAAAATGTTTAGTTTTTATAAATGTTAGTGTGTATTTATCAATCAATGAAATGAAGTCTTTATTAGAATTTATTAGCTTAAATCAAGTTGATGTGTTATTTATTGAAAGATATGAGATGAAAGGCTTCTCAAATTATATATTGGATGAGGATTTTTATTTTTATAAGAATTAA
- a CDS encoding MDR family MFS transporter, which translates to MENPIVKIKHRNLLVVTIIIGSFCTVLNQMLLTTAYPDLMRQFSVSTSTIQWLTTGFLLVNGIMIPLSAYLMNNIRTKILYIGAISLFLVGTIICLIANSFDMLLFGRIIQAMGVGISLPLLQTIMLSIYPENERGKALGIAGIVIGLAPAIGPTLSGWVIDTFNWRYLFGLLIPIVVLVIILSFIFMQDVLPLHPSKIDILSPVLSTLGFGSLLYGFSLVGDHGWTDPLVLILLLAGAALVVLFSRRQKNIKNPFLSMAVFKSKLFTNTTILSGIVNMAMVGAEMVLPLYIQNVRGYDPFHSGLVLLPGALILGIMMPITGKMFDKYGAKHLAIIGMSLLTFGTACLCTLNEKTPMHFITIIYGIRMLGVGMVMMPVTTAGMNSLPDNLISHGSATNNTAKQLFSSIGTAILISFLSQATLRDMPHKSLLLTSPLTYKSDVLSATLHGYNIAFIVATLFCAMGLTQAILMGVNKSFNKTKKPQQS; encoded by the coding sequence ATGGAAAACCCCATCGTCAAAATAAAACATCGTAATTTACTCGTGGTGACGATTATTATCGGTAGCTTTTGTACTGTTTTAAATCAAATGCTCCTAACCACTGCTTATCCAGATTTAATGAGACAATTCTCAGTTTCAACTTCTACCATTCAATGGTTAACAACTGGTTTCCTACTAGTTAATGGTATTATGATTCCACTCAGTGCATATTTGATGAATAACATTCGTACTAAAATTTTATATATTGGCGCTATTTCTCTTTTTCTAGTCGGTACCATCATTTGTTTAATAGCAAATTCATTTGATATGCTTCTATTTGGACGAATTATTCAAGCTATGGGTGTTGGAATTTCACTTCCCTTACTACAAACCATTATGTTGAGCATCTATCCAGAAAACGAACGGGGAAAAGCACTTGGTATAGCAGGTATTGTTATCGGGCTCGCTCCTGCAATTGGGCCAACTTTATCCGGTTGGGTCATTGATACTTTTAACTGGCGATATCTTTTTGGGTTACTCATCCCGATTGTCGTATTAGTCATTATCTTGTCCTTTATTTTTATGCAAGACGTATTACCTCTACATCCATCAAAAATTGATATTCTCTCGCCCGTCTTATCAACTTTAGGATTTGGTAGTTTACTTTATGGTTTTTCATTAGTTGGCGATCACGGATGGACAGATCCATTAGTTCTAATTCTTCTATTAGCTGGAGCGGCACTTGTTGTTCTTTTTAGTCGAAGACAAAAGAACATCAAAAACCCTTTTTTAAGTATGGCAGTATTCAAATCAAAACTGTTTACCAACACCACCATATTAAGTGGGATTGTAAACATGGCTATGGTTGGAGCAGAAATGGTGTTACCTCTTTATATCCAAAATGTCCGTGGGTATGATCCCTTTCACTCTGGTTTAGTTTTACTTCCTGGTGCACTTATTTTAGGTATCATGATGCCCATTACTGGAAAGATGTTTGACAAATACGGCGCTAAACATTTAGCGATTATTGGCATGAGTTTACTAACATTTGGGACAGCTTGTTTATGTACTCTAAATGAAAAAACTCCCATGCACTTTATTACCATTATTTACGGTATTAGAATGCTCGGGGTTGGGATGGTCATGATGCCAGTTACTACTGCCGGTATGAACTCTCTTCCTGATAATCTAATCAGTCATGGTTCTGCGACAAATAACACAGCAAAACAACTATTCAGCTCAATTGGAACAGCGATTCTCATTAGTTTTCTCTCGCAAGCAACACTTAGAGATATGCCACACAAATCTCTTTTGTTAACTTCTCCACTCACTTATAAATCCGACGTGTTATCTGCCACTCTGCATGGATATAACATCGCCTTTATTGTAGCAACACTATTTTGCGCGATGGGCTTAACACAAGCAATTTTGATGGGTGTCAATAAATCATTCAACAAAACAAAAAAACCCCAACAATCATAA
- the glsA gene encoding glutaminase A → MNVETLDELIAKNKVYCSMGANASYIPALASVNPNQLGISLYHIESKELISAGDALVKFAIESMSKVPALLLAIEDNGLTTVLEHINTEATGFAFNSPLNMEINHDKHPLNPFVNIGAIETTSLIKGNSPDTRFSRLLTFVKEICHDESISLNEEIYESESKTGDINRSLAYYLKGNHMLSGDVDSILEVYFKQCSLNVTTVNIAMMASVLGNKGVKPWDNKRLISEESATLVKSVMTTAGLYDESGEFSAHVGIPGKSGVGGGLMGVAPNKYGIGVFSPPLDKSGNSLAGMKLLKDVVEELSLNIFN, encoded by the coding sequence ATGAACGTGGAAACATTAGATGAATTGATTGCAAAGAATAAAGTATATTGTTCTATGGGGGCCAATGCTAGTTATATTCCAGCACTAGCCAGTGTAAACCCTAATCAACTAGGGATATCTCTTTATCATATAGAAAGTAAAGAACTTATTTCAGCTGGGGATGCTTTAGTAAAATTTGCGATTGAAAGCATGTCAAAAGTCCCAGCACTTTTATTAGCTATTGAAGATAATGGCTTAACTACTGTATTAGAGCATATCAATACGGAAGCAACTGGTTTTGCGTTTAATTCACCACTTAATATGGAAATCAATCACGACAAACATCCGCTAAATCCATTTGTTAATATTGGGGCGATTGAAACAACCTCTTTGATTAAAGGCAATTCACCTGACACACGTTTTAGTCGTTTGTTGACATTTGTAAAAGAAATTTGTCATGATGAAAGTATTAGTTTGAATGAGGAAATCTATGAGTCGGAGTCAAAAACGGGTGATATTAATCGCTCGCTTGCTTATTATTTAAAAGGTAATCACATGTTATCAGGTGATGTAGATAGTATTTTAGAGGTTTATTTTAAACAGTGTTCTTTAAATGTAACGACAGTAAATATTGCGATGATGGCGAGTGTTTTAGGAAATAAAGGGGTAAAGCCTTGGGACAACAAACGACTAATATCTGAAGAATCAGCTACTTTAGTAAAGTCTGTTATGACAACTGCTGGTTTGTATGATGAGTCGGGAGAATTTTCAGCTCATGTTGGAATACCGGGAAAAAGTGGTGTTGGTGGCGGCTTGATGGGTGTTGCTCCTAATAAATATGGCATTGGTGTATTTAGTCCACCTCTTGATAAATCAGGTAATAGTTTGGCAGGGATGAAGTTATTAAAAGATGTTGTAGAGGAACTATCTCTTAACATATTTAATTAA